Genomic window (Argopecten irradians isolate NY chromosome 2, Ai_NY, whole genome shotgun sequence):
TCCGTCATTCGCACTCTTTTTGCATATGATTAAGACTCTTCTCCCGTCACTTTCAGATCTAATAAACTATTTAACTCGAATTTTTTTTGGTATCAGCAATTACATCAATCAAATATTCTTCCTTTCactactatttttttttcttttcacttCAACCCCTTCATTAGCAATTACGTTAtacaaatattctttttttcaatattctctTTAATCACTTTCACTCATGTTTTCTCTCTCGCGTTTATATCCAGAGTTCATACCTACTCATACATAAACACATGCTTACATGTTTAAAACCAACTACGTTACTCTATACACAAATATGTACCTTACATACGATATCGTCTTTTAGCTCACCttgcccgaagggccggtgagcttatgtcatggcgcggcgttcgtcgtccgtccgtctgtccgtcaacatttcctttaaatcgttacttgtcatagagttctacatggattgttaccaaatttggtcacaaacatccttgggggaaggggaacagaacttgtataaatttttgctctggtTCCCCtcgggggaaggaggggcggggcccaataggggaaatagaggtaaatcctttaaatcgctacttgtcatagagttttgcttggattgtgaccaaatttggccataaacatccttaggggaaggggaacataacttgtataaattttggctctgaccccctgggggcaggagggattgggcccaataggggatttagaggttaaaattaaaattccttcagaaaagaaacaatgaacctgtattcagaacattacttggcattacaaaccaggtgagcaatacaggccctctgggcctcttgtcttttttctttttttttctaatttgtcCCCCTTTTGTATTGTGAAATGATTCGATGTGTTGACCTTGAAAATTTGCTTTTCTGTCTTTAGTCTCTTTTCATCATAGTTCTTTTCGTCgttcttttatttcatttctatgtGACATTTTAATACAATGTGACCAATGGTAGATCTTGCCATATTCGGCTTATATGATATGAAAAGTATGATAACGGAGTTAAGAAAATCATCCAGTAAAAATGAAGGGCGAAGTGCAAGAGTGATCGGACGATTCCCTACCGGCAGATTGCATTTCTCCCAACATTCTACTCATGTCATATTAATTTgtgttacatataaatataacattacattgtatgttaatACACTGTATGTATCAAGGCCTGATGCAGGTAAAAGTTAGAGGGTCAAATACCCCCCCtcataggtatatatatagtaacagtGTTCtctaataaattaatataactAAATCCCTACTCTTAATCTCAAGATAACATATTTAAGCAGTACGTTCCGTGCGATTTTTGTAGTTTGACTAAAGACCCTTAgttcattttcaaatattgttttaacacTAACAGTTTTACGTTTTTGATCACTGGTATGATATGCCGTATAAATTGAGTATCCTATTAATGTTTCGTAGTGTGTTGATTGATTAATTTTATATCCAGTAATGATGTATTTTCATTTCTTCAAATTTACTATGTATccaaataaattaattgattCTTCTATATTACTTCGTCAAAGTATTTGCATTCAATGAAATAGTGAAGATAGATTTCTTCTACGTGACATACATTAGAAAGATTACTTTCCTCAATTTTCCATTATTTTAAGTGTGTTTTAGATGgtataatataatgatatagtttccatctaaatattttatgttgattatCTTTTAATTGACTGAAAATGAATTTCATAAGATCTGAACATGGTTGTGTATATTCAATATTAAAGTCTCTTTTCCATAATTCATTAGTTATAGGGAGTATGAATTTGTTTGAAATGCCTATCTCATATATTTCTCTATTTTTTAGACTTGAAATTTAGATAAGGCATGGGTATTTTTTTTGAATCAGGGTATATTTTGCTTGATGATTTACCGCTGTTTTTACAGAGTTTTCaatgattaattttattttccattcCGCTGGGTTTGCTTTTTTATTTGGGTTATTTCACTAATCCAGTTTCGTTTATCTAAtaatttgtgtaaataataacttCGTCTATCCTCATTTCTTCATTAATGACATCGTCAACTGTTATTAGTCCCCTAACTGCcaaatttttgttaattagcactttattatttaatttcatatttttgttccCAGATAATTTCTCTTCGAATATCTGCATAGTTTAAGCACTGTTTTTTACTACCTCCTCCTAATGTCAACCACGAATTCAAAATTGATTGATAGAAGTCAGGAATATTCATATGTTCAggaatattatttatgtttcCCATATTCATCTTAAAGTTAtatgccgtatttttcatactcacgaatcaagacgagcttttgatatgttattcaacaCCAACATTTACccacattttgagaattacaatactttcaatccACAGGTTTTAgtttacatatacaaataagagctgaaaatgatttttggcagtacttccaaaaatcattatattaacattttcagtgtagtgaaatgagtacatacggtcagaccatgaagccatattgttgtctacaatttcatttcacattcgtacagtattattagtaattgtaaagtgatttcagaaggtatgttttcatcaaaacatgtataaggcttaaaaaacaagaatttcacagtgcattgcctatgtgttttaactaacgtttataaggcatcatatatgtttgtctgtccatttgaatgattttcacagctttattcattaaaacttatggttttaaacagttaattgaagaaaaaataacatgtcaaaattttcggtcagttacggcacatataactttaaatatgaGTAAGTTTTGTCCGAATGTGTTATAAATTGCTTTTGGAATAAGTTTCCAGTTTTCGTTAGAGTCACGTATTAATCGTTTAACCCAGTTAACGTTTAACATATCGATGTGCGATTCAATATCACGAATACTCAACCCTCAATATTCATGTTTTCTAATaatgttttccttttttctttctCCCTTTTCCCTTCCcatataaattcaaataaagcCTTTTCTAATTGCCTTAATAAGCCTATACTTATTGGTTGAACGTTTGCAAGATATGTGATTTTTGGGATTAATAGCAACTTTGCTACTACTATTTTTCcgaataaaattaattttcttcttttttgcCAGTTTTTAATCAATTCATCGATTGAGGTTTTTTTTGCTTTCCCAATTCAGATTATTACATACCTTTTTGTTAGTTCCAAAGTCAATACCAAGTGATTTTATTATTGTCTCCCAAATTATTccaaatttatttgtttgttttcccTTATTTCTGCCCAACCACAATCCTTATGTtttacttttgttgagtttcaGGCCAGATATTATCCTAAAACGctcaatttttagctcaccaggcccgaagggccggtgagctattgccatggcgcggcgtccgtcgtccattgtccgtcgtccgtccgtcaacatttcctttaaatcgctacttttcataaagtactgcatggattttaacaaaatttggtcagaatttgcataaatggtgaccctgacccccctgggacaggaggggcggggcccaataggggtaatagaggtaaatcctataaatcgctacttgtcctagagttctgcatggattgcaaccaaatttggccagaaacttccttaggggaaggggatcagattttgcataaatggtgaccctgacccccctggggcaggaggggcgaggcccaataggggtaatagaggtaaatcctataaatcgctacttgtcctagagttctgcatggattgcaaccaaatttggccagaaacttccttaggggaaggggatcagattttgcataaatggtgaccctgaaccccctggggcaggaggggcggggcccaataggagtaatagaggtaaatcctataaatcgctacttgtcctagagttctgcatggattgcaaccaaatttggccagaagcttccttaggggaaggggatcagattttgcataaatggtgaccctgacccccctggggcaggtggggcggggcccaataggggtaatagaggtaaatcctataaatcgctacttgtcctagagttctggatggattgtaaccaaatttggccagaaacatccttgggggaaggggaacagaacttgtataaattttggctctgacccctcgggggtaggaggggctggcccaataggggaaatagaggtaaatcctataaatcgctacctgtcctagagcttgcattgattgtaaccaaatttggccacaaacatcctttggggaagggaaacaaaacttgtataaattttggctctgacccacctgggggcaggaggggctgggaccaataggggaaatagaggtaaatcctaaaaatcgcttcttgtcctagagttctgcatggattgtaaccaaatttggccagaaacatccttgaggttaacagaattcgtataaattttggctttgacccactggagcagaaagagttggcccaataggggaattagaggtaaatattcaaattctttcagaaaagaaacgatgaacttatattcagaacattacttggcattacaaaccctctgggcctcttgtctgtATTGCCTTAGTTACTTCATTATGCTTTAAAAAGAGTGTAGTGTCGTCCGGAAGTTGGGCAATCTTAATGTGTCTGTTTCTTATGTTGAATCCGCTAATATTGTTATCATTTCTTATCTGGATCGCCATTATTTCGACtgctaaaatgaaaaaattataacctatgtattgtatatattgtattttagtgGTGAATGAAATGTTAAAAGCTCTGCTTGATTCTTGTGAATGAAAACTAGCTATgtttgaagtgttttatttattttatcagaaCATCAAATAAACAGatttttcaatatataatgttGATTTATGATCGAATATCGAAATCCTCTTAGATAACCACTTAAAggacaacatttataataattattgatatatgtatatatatgagcTAACAAATACCTGTACCATTGacataaatgtaattgtaatgtatattttgatgttttatgatatGGACATAGAGGCTTCTAGCCTACGTCCATTAACttcaattaaatcaattaaatatcaCGATGATCAAATTGATAAGATATGTattaaattatcataatatataaatttatcgACTATGTTCaataattatcaaatacatttagcTAGTATTCATATCTTAATAGTCTGTTTCTGTATGCAGGGAACAAAGATGCCACCTCATGACACTAGAATTTGCGACAAATGTGCAAATAAGCGGATGTTTATGATTATGTGTGCAATTGTTGTGTTGAGCACTGGAATTTGTCTTTATGCAAATTCAACCGTAACCAGAAAGACGTTGGCAATGAAGACGCTACTGAAAGGAACCATTCAAAACATTCAGAGATGGCGGAAAGCATTCGATAATTTGGTGGTAGAGTTTAAAGACAATAAAACGGTTATACCGCCTGTGCCCAGAGATCAGCTATACATAAGCCAATTAAATAAACACTTTGTAAATGCTACAATGTCTACTGCGGATAATGTCAATGAAATTACGCAGAATGCATCGACGTCAACAACGCTTCTTACTTTGTTTACTTCATGGTATATAAAGGCTGAAAAATATATCTGTCATAACAATACAATTAGAAATTGGAATTCTTTGAAGCCAAGTGTCAAACCAATTATCTTCACTAACAACAATATTATATCTAAGGAAGTAAGAAAGAAAGGATGGAACTCTCTACCGGTACATCAGGCGAGCTTCGGGATTCCAGTTCTTAAATTCATGTATAGAGATGTTTTAAAAGTAGCTAAATCACATTTCTATGGATATTCAAACGGAGACATTATATTCACTTCGACTCTGATTCACACATTAACGGCTGTTGTCAATTCTACTGTGATACCTAAGGACAGGCCTATTATGATTATTGGCAGACGAACAAATGTACTGAACGTAACTCCTGAGGAGGCAAGTTCTGAGGAAAGTGTGTCTAAGACAGCAAGAAAACGCGGGAAACTTTTTACTGACTATGCTGAGGACTATTTTATTACTACAGCGGATTACCCTTGGGGTGACATACCGGAAGTTGTTATTGGTCGGAGAGCATATGATAACTGGTTGGTATTAAACGCCCGTAAACGTAAACACATTACGATTGACGCGACGCAAACACTGCTAGCTGTCCACCAGACAACAAAAGCTGGAAATAAGGAAGGTCATCATTCATTACATGCTGAGCTCAATCACAGTCTTCTTAGTAGACTTTATAAAAGTCTTAATTATGCTGCTGGTCGGACATCTTGTGCAGAGTATTACACatgttataatgacgtcatgaagCCAATAGTTCAAAAACGATTAAAGATGTGCTGATGCATGTAtacttataaaataacaatttcaaacGTTAGAAACTATCAATAGTGTCTATTGAGTTTTGACTTAAATCTCAATTTACCGCTCGGTTGTAAAGTTCTGATCTTTGCTATAGATCACGTGTTCAATCTCTAgtcgttagaattgtacctactgcccctattgcatgatcgtaaaaggcgactgaattaaggatattatcttttctcttcttcctaactgactttattcttcctaatgtctcccttgataCCGCCTCATTTTAGCCTTCTGTTGAGTGCTCGCCCCTGTGATGTAGGCTttgggttttgtcccctggccgagacacaccatagtctttaaaagtggtagtttctgctcctgcttagcactcagcatacagggagtaggacgactggttcgcccttagtcagtataatgttaccggGTGGGGTGCGTTGCTTGGTAttttcggcagcatgcttctgtgatatagcactataaaaggacatgagttcactatacaagaagacacaacacgaacataccgcagtctcccactCCACATACGCTatacaccgcatgcatgggaggccgtcctcacaataggctgttaataggacgttaatcaatataaaaacaaacaatcaatTTCTAGTCAAAACCGTAGTAAAATGTTTACTTTCAGTTTGCTGTGCGTCAAGGTTAGCTCACTGAAACTATTGTTACAAACACTCCCCTCCCCTGCATTTGTCTTATTTCATTAATATATCATATTACATAACTACATTGCTAGGTGAAGCAGACATACAACGTGTAATCTGTTTAGTTACACATAAAATTAGAATATACCGAGGCAAAGTCGTTTACTTTTGTATTACCGACACACGTGCGTTTATCACAGGTATATATCAGAGCGTTGCGAAATGTGCAGTAAAACTGGAAAATTAAATGAGACTTACAGTACCTGTAAGTTAAAATTTGATTGGAATTCTGTCTTCACTCCTGATGGTACGTAGATATCACGTGAGATGCGTGCGCATCGTTAGCAGtcataagagcgcagctctctgcgcggccgaaggccgcgtagagcgaagctctactaactataacacgtgtgtgagcatatagattccaatacatcCCAGTActccttggactttgaaattgtgtcccgcggaaaaagtctcgcgcctccatgtaggcagccatgttttaattctcgttatcagcacgacgagatttgaaatttctgtactagactaaatgtgttatcatatcaatatagacgtcacaaaacctgacgccaaagatgatggcacagattcgcgcgtatttttgatagcataacatgttgccaagttttatctacatctgataaaaacaagactgaagtatattgaactatattgaactattccatttggattattttgaattctttctaactatcgatagtatgtgcatgtcagtgaaatattttattgttaatctcgtagaaaaatatagacaatatgaAATAACAGACGTAAGGTGCGATAACAGAACGGAACGAATGTTAACACGACAACCTTTACCTATCAACACGCTTATAACCGCAAGTTGAGTAATTAGGAAATTGACAGACACGTTTTAACGATATTTTAAAGTTAAGTAAACCCTGGCGTGATCTATCAACTGAGATAGATATTGACTGTACGAAAATTCATTTGAGTGAGAAATCTTGGGTCAAACTGGCATAAATCGACATTTTCATCgctagtttctgtttaattcgacCTAGCGAACAAACGCTAAAAGTTGACAAACTGAGATACACATTAAAAATTTAAGTAATTCTGAATAAAATGGTATCTTTGggttttgaaaatatcatgaaGAACGACCACAAGACGGTCTTGGAAATTGGTTGTATTTCGTTGGTTCCCAGTAAATTTCCGCGGCAGAGAAGATTTCGGGACTTGTGGGCCGCCTTCCTTCAAAGCTATTCTGAGCGATTGGATCGACAAGTGGACCATTCACAAATTGATCGTATTTTTGAAAattctgtttattttattatataattacttaattttataaaacattttataattctTGTCATGATATCCAAATGTTTGTTGGGGATAGCATGTATTGTGGAAATGGGGGCTGTTTGGGGCGTTCAACCGCACAAAAAAAATGCCATACGACAAGCGCCACCTGGTAGGAGGAATGATTTGTGTCACTTGAGTATCCGGTTTGAACCGGTTTGCATTGATGTTGAAAGCCGCCTCGATTTTCGAGTTTCAATCGGCAATGTCAGGTAAGTAGGCCTAGTTGtgtattttacttgttatatcACTATCGGTGAATCTTAGTATTGTTCATTATCTAATATTTGAGGTTGTTGTTGTCTAATATGATCATTTTTCGTATGCTTACTGCAGTACCGAGCCTGATCATAACAGCGACTTAATCAAAACTCGTAAACTGACAGTGAGTTTAGATTGTAAAAATCTACTGACTCTGAGACAGATGCCGTTTGAATAGGTTTTTCCTAATATATTGCTTTattatatgattaaattgctacttaCTAGTATACTAACATAGTAAACTATATTCGTTATCAGATGACACACATATTTTGTTGACCAGCTgcagtctaaaaatagcaccGAGCAAACTGTACCTTGGTGAGATCAACGGGAAAGTGACACGTCCATGCAATATGCGACGATGTCAGGCAAGATGTAACCGTAAACTTATTATAAGTGACAACTAAAGACGACAAACCTGAAAAAATCAAGTAGcttgacaatggatatgatcaatattattagaaaggGACAGCAGTTTCCTACAGGACAGGGACGTACCCTCTTTCAGCACATCAGCTGTTGCCTCGGGCATTTTTATCCACTTTTCCATTGATCTTCCAGGTTCAGAAAAGGTTTTTAATGAAGCGTTTCCAACTAATTTACCAGGATGTCGATTGTTGCTGTTATATTTATCCCATCACCAACTCAAGCCcgtttttttcaaattacacACGCCGTACAAGTCTACCGTACAGTGTTGACGTAAACAAAAGACTGACATGTCGGAGGGGCGGTACCAAGcaatttgattgacagctggcgatccgccAATGTACATTGCCTACTGGCAAGCTACCAGTTCTCGCCGGgtaccaattctcgccatcgcatatgtacatgtatgatcacAGACGAATTTTGTGACATTTGTTTTGTGAAAAACAGCATGGTAGTGTCTTCTATCAGAAGAAGGCATTATTGTCTAAATTTGCGTGGAAAACGCACAGATACAGATGCGATGGCGAGAACTGGTCGCCTGCCAGTAAAGTTAGCAAATATTAGTTACTGTACTtgctttcatacctacgggtgtaatactggctggtcca
Coding sequences:
- the LOC138315795 gene encoding uncharacterized protein, with amino-acid sequence MPPHDTRICDKCANKRMFMIMCAIVVLSTGICLYANSTVTRKTLAMKTLLKGTIQNIQRWRKAFDNLVVEFKDNKTVIPPVPRDQLYISQLNKHFVNATMSTADNVNEITQNASTSTTLLTLFTSWYIKAEKYICHNNTIRNWNSLKPSVKPIIFTNNNIISKEVRKKGWNSLPVHQASFGIPVLKFMYRDVLKVAKSHFYGYSNGDIIFTSTLIHTLTAVVNSTVIPKDRPIMIIGRRTNVLNVTPEEASSEESVSKTARKRGKLFTDYAEDYFITTADYPWGDIPEVVIGRRAYDNWLVLNARKRKHITIDATQTLLAVHQTTKAGNKEGHHSLHAELNHSLLSRLYKSLNYAAGRTSCAEYYTCYNDVMKPIVQKRLKMC